In Vairimorpha necatrix chromosome 8, complete sequence, a single window of DNA contains:
- a CDS encoding serpin-type proteinase inhibitor 18 — protein MDCKFYLNYLKMANLAISCLFGEKSYKKKHKKIKEKSCRTNDSTDGKYNEELESWLNSIAYREFVYTENELFSPLSIFNVVGMLFFGAEEETKTNFRMIMNTRDEKCITSLARFFKTYDKALLQNNYIHHLHGHRFDPIIIRKWINFPYKTSIKNYHDDFIHVINNDISEPLSSLGWNCFTKLPLKRSFMFVHTVTVKGSWINSFDAKLTTKEEFIVNKHTQKLPMMKQKGLFKYYETRKHRFLNMEVQNEGKKFFFVLILNKKSKKKLDYRYKDIKDGCEFVTSNYCNYHRVNLELPKFSIQKNHNLNYIINKMVKSDFMDKQLNLDTMFIKWHSTDFNCRSSAFISVNETGLSTGEVDNSMRCKEHHTNLKTIDFECNRPFVFYLFVKDDETIPILYGKYKGNPD, from the coding sequence ATGGActgtaaattttatttaaattatttgaaaatgGCCAATTTAGCTATTTCATGTCTGTTTGGAGAAAAAAGCTacaaaaagaaacataaaaaaattaaggaAAAATCTTGTCGAACTAATGACTCGACCGATGGTAAATATAACGAAGAGCTTGAGTCATGGCTTAATAGTATCGCGTACAGAGAATTTGTCTATACTGaaaatgaattattttcaccattatcaatttttaatgttgtAGGTATGCTGTTTTTTGGTGCAGAAGAAGAAACAAAAACCAATTTTCGAATGATTATGAATACTCGCGACGAAAAATGCATTACGTCACTAGCTAGGTTTTTTAAAACCTATGATAAAGCTTTATtgcaaaataattatattcatCATCTGCATGGTCATCGCTTCGATCCtataataataagaaaGTGGATTAATTTTCCATACAAAACaagcataaaaaattatcacgACGATTTCATACACGTGATAAATAATGATATATCTGAACCATTAAGCAGCCTTGGTTGGAATTGCTTTACAAAATTGCCTTTAAAGAGAAGTTTTATGTTTGTTCATACTGTAACCGTAAAAGGTAGCTGGATTAATTCTTTTGACGCCAAGTTAACAACCAAAGAAgaatttattgtaaataaacataCTCAAAAGTTACCAATGATGAAACAAAAAGGATTGttcaaatattatgaaaCAAGAAAGCAcagatttttaaatatggAAGTACAAAACGAGggcaaaaaatttttctttgttctaattttgaataaaaaaagtaaaaaaaaattagattaTCGTTATAAAGACATAAAAGATGGCTGTGAATTTGTAACTTCAAATTATTGTAACTATCATAGAGTTAATTTAGAACTAccaaaattttctattcaaaaaaatcataatttaAACTATATAATCAACAAAATGGTAAAATCCGATTTTATGGATAAACAATTAAATCTTGATACtatgtttataaaatggCATAGTACAGATTTTAATTGTAGATCTAGTGCCTTTATATCTGTAAATGAAACAGGGCTTTCCACTGGCGAAGTTGACAATTCCATGAGATGTAAAGAACATCATACAAATCTTAAAACCATTGATTTTGAATGCAACCGAccttttgtattttatttgttcgTTAAAGATGACGAAACAATTCCAATCTTATACGGCAAATACAAAGGCAATCcggattaa